A window from Felis catus isolate Fca126 chromosome B1, F.catus_Fca126_mat1.0, whole genome shotgun sequence encodes these proteins:
- the PPP2CB gene encoding serine/threonine-protein phosphatase 2A catalytic subunit beta isoform — protein sequence MDDKAFTKELDQWVEQLNECKQLNENQVRTLCEKAKEILTKESNVQEVRCPVTVCGDVHGQFHDLMELFRIGGKSPDTNYLFMGDYVDRGYYSVETVTLLVALKVRYPERITILRGNHESRQITQVYGFYDECLRKYGNANVWKYFTDLFDYLPLTALVDGQIFCLHGGLSPSIDTLDHIRALDRLQEVPHEGPMCDLLWSDPDDRGGWGISPRGAGYTFGQDISETFNHANGLTLVSRAHQLVMEGYNWCHDRNVVTIFSAPNYCYRCGNQAAIMELDDTLKYSFLQFDPAPRRGEPHVTRRTPDYFL from the exons ATGGACGACAAGGCGTTCACCAAGGAGCTCGACCAGTGGGTCGAGCAGCTGAACGAGTGTAAACAGCTTAACGAGAACCAAGTGCGGACGCTGTGCGAAaag gCTAAggaaattttaacaaaagaatCAAATGTGCAAGAGGTTCGTTGTCCTGTTACCGTGTGTGGAGATGTGCATGGTCAATTCCATGATCTTATGGAACTCTTTAGAATTGGTGGAAAATCACCAGATACAAACTATCTATTCATGGGCGACTATGTAGACAGGGGCTATTACTCAGTGGAGACTGTGACTCTTCTTGTGGCATTAAAG GTGCGTTATCCAGAGCGCATTACAATATTGAGAGGAAACCATGAAAGCCGACAAATTACCCaagtatatggcttttatgatgaaTGTCTACGAAAGTATGGAAATGCCaatgtttggaaatattttacagATCTATTTGATTATCTTCCACTTACAGCTTTAGTAGATGGACAG ATATTCTGCCTTCATGGTGGCCTCTCTCCATCCATAGATACACTGGATCATATAAGAGCCTTGGATCGTTTACAAGAAGTTCCACATGag GGCCCAATGTGTGATCTGTTGTGGTCAGATCCAGATGATCGTGGTGGGTGGGGTATTTCACCACGTGGTGCTGGCTACACATTTGGACAAGACATTTCTGAAACATTTAACCATGCCAACGGTCTCACACTGGTTTCTCGAGCTCACCAACTTGTAATGGAG GGATACAATTGGTGTCATGATCGGAATGTGGTTACCATTTTCAGCGCACCCAATTACTGTTATCGTTGTGGGAACCAGGCTGCTATCATGGAATTAGATGACACTTTAAAATACTCCTT CCTTCAGTTTGACCCAGCACCTCGTCGTGGAGAGCCTCATGTTACCCGGCGCACCCCAGACTACTTCCTGTAA